From one Patescibacteria group bacterium genomic stretch:
- a CDS encoding glycosyltransferase: MKLNITLPCYNEEKILNNNVIQIFNFLNKKADEYDWQIVIADNNSTDNTAKIAKELTRKFEQVKYLFIQQQGKGIAIKSGWQKFEADIYIFMDADLATDLKSLPELINSIKKENYDITTGSRFHKQSIIKKPMLRKMISHILRIIKKIIVNSNISDLPCGFKAVNKKTVEKIIPKIKNNEWFFDLELLILAEHFKYKIKEIPIQWEEKRKKKNKSRVKIIPLGFKYIKNLLELKKRIKNA, encoded by the coding sequence ATGAAATTAAATATCACACTACCATGCTATAATGAAGAAAAAATACTTAACAATAATGTTATTCAAATTTTTAATTTTTTAAATAAAAAAGCAGATGAATATGACTGGCAAATTGTTATCGCGGATAACAATTCAACTGATAATACCGCTAAAATCGCGAAAGAATTAACAAGAAAATTTGAACAAGTTAAATATTTATTTATTCAACAACAAGGCAAAGGCATAGCAATAAAATCTGGATGGCAAAAATTTGAAGCTGACATTTACATTTTTATGGACGCTGATTTGGCGACTGATTTAAAATCCTTGCCTGAATTAATAAATTCTATTAAAAAAGAAAATTATGATATAACTACTGGTTCTAGATTTCACAAACAATCAATAATAAAAAAACCAATGTTACGCAAAATGATTTCGCACATCCTGCGTATTATTAAAAAAATTATAGTTAATTCTAATATATCAGATTTGCCTTGTGGTTTTAAAGCCGTTAATAAAAAAACAGTTGAAAAAATTATTCCAAAAATAAAAAATAATGAATGGTTTTTTGATTTAGAACTGTTAATTTTAGCAGAACATTTTAAATATAAAATTAAAGAAATTCCTATTCAATGGGAAGAAAAACGCAAGAAAAAAAACAAAAGCAGAGTAAAAATCATACCGCTTGGTTTTAAATATATTAAAAATCTTTTAGAGTTAAAAAAAAGAATAAAAAATGCTTAA